A region from the Penaeus monodon isolate SGIC_2016 chromosome 17, NSTDA_Pmon_1, whole genome shotgun sequence genome encodes:
- the LOC119583648 gene encoding tetraspanin-3-like (The sequence of the model RefSeq protein was modified relative to this genomic sequence to represent the inferred CDS: added 51 bases not found in genome assembly): MGFFSKFALFVLNFLVFGVGVATVVLASIFISKNGEYGSLLASGTFTLPICILIAGLCILLLGFFGCCGALKENACMLHTYATIVLILFIAEVVLGILIFVYTDEAEEIVTKGMDKVFNEYGQQDEALTKSLDLAQQKLQCCGVNGYKDWLNFTFGNGTGNVAMGCCIEQTNNCYEGVAYETEETAKKTVYIQGCYQAVKDDLQNVVVALGVTTLILGLVQLASISCACGLAKNSRGYA, translated from the exons GGAGTGGGCGTGGCCACAGTGGTCCTTGCTTCAATCTTCATCTCTAAGAACGGTGAATATGGAAGCTTGCTTGCTAGCGGGACCTTCACGTTGCCGATTTGTATCCTGATCGCTGGACTCTGCATCCTCCTCTTGGGCTTCTTCGGTTGTTGCGGCGCCTTGAAAGAAAACGCCTGTATGCTTCACACA TATGCGACTATCGTCCTAATTTTGTTTATCGCTGAAGTGGTCCTGGGCATCCTGATCTTCGTTTACACCGATGAAGCTGAAGAAATCGTTACTAAGGGAATGGATAAGGTCTTCAACGAGTACGGACAGCAGGATGAAGCTCTCACTAAATCCCTTGATCTGGCTCAACAAAAG CTTCAGTGTTGCGGAGTTAACGGATACAAGGATTGGCTTAACTTTACCTTTGGAAACGGGACGGGTAATGTGGCCATGGGTTGCTGCATAGAACAAACTAACAATTGCTACGAAGGAGTGGCATATGAAACGGAGGAAACGGCAAAAAAAACCGTCTACATTCAAGGATGCTATCAAGCTGTCAAGGATGATCTGCAGAATGTTGTGGTTGCTTTGGGAGTTACCACTTTAATTCTTGGTCTCGTTCAA CTTGCAAGCATTAGCTGTGCTTGCGGTCTTGCCAAGAATTCCAGGGGATACGCgtaa